GCGGCGGCTCCGTAGCCCTCGACGGGCGTACCAAAGCGGATCTTCCCACGTGCCCCGGCACCGTCTCGGTCCTCGTCAGCGAGTCGGTCGGACTGACACGCGACCCGTGGATGAGGCCTACAGCAGTGCGGCCGGGACGACGTGTTCGTCGTCCCGGCCGCTCAGGTGGGCGTTCTGCTGTGGCTACTCGAAGGAGAGGGAGCCCTGGCCGGGCTGGCTGAGGTAGTTCTGCCAGCCGGAGGAGAGGGGGAGGTTGGCGCCGAAGCTGGTGCCGGAGCCGAGGTGGGTGGCGACGGTGCCGTCGGTGCCCTGGATGATCAGGTCGGCCTTGCCGTCGCCGTTGATGTCCGCGTAGTAGAGCCGGCCTTGGCCGGGCTGGCTGAGGTAGTTCTGCCACCCGGAGGACAGGGGGAGGTTGGCGCCGAAGCTGGTGCCGGAGCCGAGGTGGGTGGCGATTGTCCCGTCGGTGCCCTGGATGACCAGGTCGGCTTTGCCGTCGCCGTTGATGTCGGGGAAGGACAGGCGGCCTTGGCCGGGCTGGCTGAGGTAGTTCTGCCACCCGGAGGACAGGGGGAGGTTGGCGCCGAAGCTGGTGCCGGAGCCGAGGTGGGTGGCGATTGTCCCGTCGGTGCCCTGGATGACCAGGTCGGCTTTGCCGTCGCCGTTGATGTCGGGGAAGGACAGCCGGCCCTGGCCGGGCTGGCCGAGGTAGTTCTGCCAGCCCGAGGAGATCGGGACGCTCGCACCGAAGCTGGTGCCGGATCCGTTGTTGAAGCGGACGCCGAGCGTGCCGTCGGTGCCGAGGACGAGCAGGTCCTTCTTTCCGTCGCCGTTGATGTCGGCGTA
The window above is part of the Streptomyces sp. NBC_01296 genome. Proteins encoded here:
- a CDS encoding transglycosylase family protein, whose amino-acid sequence is MSISPRVRKALFALAAAPLALLPLLGSGTAQAASVTTWDKVASCESGGNWSINTGNGFYGGLQFTAGTWNSYGGADYAARADLATKQQQILIAEKVLASQGQGAWPTCGPKAGLGDDHADPYPPASTRADITGDGKADLMVLSTDGTIGLRPGSGTSFGASTTVSAGWQNYLGGAGQGRLYYADINGDGKKDLLVLGTDGTLGVRFNNGSGTSFGASVPISSGWQNYLGQPGQGRLSFPDINGDGKADLVIQGTDGTIATHLGSGTSFGANLPLSSGWQNYLSQPGQGRLSFPDINGDGKADLVIQGTDGTIATHLGSGTSFGANLPLSSGWQNYLSQPGQGRLYYADINGDGKADLIIQGTDGTVATHLGSGTSFGANLPLSSGWQNYLSQPGQGSLSFE